One genomic segment of Panicum virgatum strain AP13 chromosome 2N, P.virgatum_v5, whole genome shotgun sequence includes these proteins:
- the LOC120659106 gene encoding BTB/POZ and MATH domain-containing protein 3-like, producing the protein MPAPIPKPPPQPSAQQAATPAGASSRAPPPAVRVLRSSISMSSLPVDLGRLLETKQGRGRGLRATCLFTGPGVTTDSLPATVMNAREEAAVIAQDLIVAADRYNLKDLKPVTENKLCKHSFSASSVLPMLLVAEHHQCWKLKDKCLVFIAAGRNTRAIMATDDVEHLARRCPSAVKEVLTKILDAREATPSNPLMVSVDASFYIYALIFMVPLGLCVLRVLFR; encoded by the exons ATGCCGGCGCCAATACCAAAGCCGCCGCCGCAACCATCAGCCCAGCAGGCAGCGACGCCGGCGGGAGCATCAAGCAGAGCGCCTCCACCGGCCGTGAGGGTGCTGCGCTCCTCCATCTCCATGTCCAGCCTGCCCGTGGATCTCGGCCGCCTCCTCGAGACCAAGCAGGGGCGTGGACGTGGACTTCGAG CTACTTGCCTCTTCACTGGTCCG ggtgtgacaaccGACTCGCTGCCGGCGACGGTGATGAACGCGAGGGAAGAGGCCGCCGTGATAGCCCAGGATCTGATCGTGGCGGCTGACCGGTACAATCTCAAGGACCTGAAGCCGGTCACTGAGAACAAGCTGTGCAAGCACAGCTTCAGCGCAAGCTCGGTGCTGCCGATGCTGCTGGTAGCCGAGCACCACCAGTGCTGGAAGCTCAAGGACAAGTGCCTGGTGTTCATCGCTGCTGGGAGGAACACGAGAGCGATCATGGCGACGGATGACGTCGAGCATCTGGCGAGGCGTTGTCCCTCTGCTGTCAAGGAAGTGCTCACCAAGATTCTGGACGCAAGGGAGGCGACGCCAAGCAACCCTCTGATGGTCAGCGTAGATGCCTCCTTCTACATTTATGCATTGATTTTCATGGTGCCCTTGGGCTTATGTGTTCTTCGTGTGTTATTCCGTTAA